GTATCCATGAGTCTGTTCTCCGCCGTCGAAATGGCTCCGCGCGACCCCATTCTGGGCCTCAATGAAGCATTCAATGCAGACACCCGTGCCAATAAGGTCAACCTGGGTGTAGGCGTCTACTACAACGAGGAAGGCCGCATCCCACTGTTGCGCGCCGTAGCTGAGGCGGAAAAGGCACGTATTGAAGCCCATGCTCCGCGCGGCTATCTGCCAATCGAAGGCATCGCAGCCTACGACAGCGCCGTACAGAAGTTGTTGCTGGGTGCAGACTCAGAGTTGATCGCCGCAGGCCAGGTCATCACCACCCAAGCGGTGGGCGGCACTGGCGCACTGAAAACCGGTGCAGACTTCCTTAAGCGCCTGCTGCCAAACGCAGTGGTCGCCATCAGCGACCCAAGCTGGGAAAACCACCGTGCCCTGTTCGAGTCCGCTGGTTTCCCGGTGCAGAACTACCGCTACTACGACGCCGCCACTAACGGTGTAAACCAAGCTGGTATGCTGGAAGACCTGCGCAACCTGCCAGCTCGTTCCATCGTTGTGCTGCACGCTTGCTGCCATAACCCGACCGGCGTTGATCTGTCCCTGGACGACTGGAAAGCCGTTCTGGAAGTGCTGCGTGAGCGCGAGCACGTACCGTTCCTCGACATCGCCTACCAGGGCTTTGGTGAAGGCATCGACGAAGACGCCTTCGCCGTGCGCCTGTTCGCAGCCTCTGGCATGCCGTTCTTCGTGTCCAGCTCCTTCTCTAAATCCTTCTCGCTGTACGGCGAGCGTGTCGGTGCACTGACTATCGTCACTGGCAGTAAGGAAGAAGCAGGCCGCGTTCTGTCCCAAGCCAAACGCGTTATCCGCACCAACTACTCCAACCCGCCAACTCACGGTGCAACCGTGGTTGCTAGCGTACTGAACAGCCCTGAGCTGCGCGCCCTGTGGGAAGAAGAGCTGGCTGGCATGCGTGATCGCATCCGCAGCATGCGCATGGCTATGGTTGAGCAACTGGCCGCCCTGACCGACAAACGCGACTTCAGCTTCGTTGGCCGCCAGCGCGGTATGTTCTCTTACTCTGGCCTCACCGCCGAGCAAGTAGAGCGCCTGAAAAACGAATTTGGCATCTATGCTGTCAGCACCGGTCGCATCTGCGTCGCTGCACTGAACCAGAGCAACCTGCCAGCTGTTACTCAGGCGATTGCGAAGGTTCTGTAACCTGCGAAAAGGAGAGGTCAAAGTGTTGACTTCTCCTTTTTAATCAGTAGGATACGCACCGTTGTTCCGCGATAGCTCAGTCGGTAGAGCAAATGACTGTTAATCATTGGGTCCCTGGTTCGAGTCCAGGTCGCGGAGCCAAATTCTAGAAACCCGGTCAATAGGCCGGGTTTTTTATTGCCCGCGGACTCTCACCAGGGACTACGTCCCCGGTTATTCGCTTCGCTCACCCCTCCGGGGCCGCGCTAAAGCGCATTCAGCTGCGCTGTCGAGTCCAGGTCGCGGAGCCAAATTCGAAATCCTCGGTAATTCCTGTCTTACTATCATCTCTGAGAGTGCTATTCAGCTGGTCTACTTTATAGACTGCACCTCCACCTGAGCAGGAGATGCACATCATGAGTACACCTGAACGTGCCATCGTCGAAGAAATGTTTGCCGCTTTTGCCGATCAGAATCTGGCTGCCGCTGTCGACACGGTTTCAGAAGATGTCGTGTGGATCCATCACGGCTCTCAGAAACTCCCCTCCGTGCGCTTTATCGGTAAGAACGGCGTCAAACAGTTCTTTGAGACTAACTTTTCAACCCTCAGAACAGACTACTTCCGGGTTAAGCAGCTGTATCAGCAAGGCAATGTAGTAATCGTCATTGGGGAGGAGAAGTTCACCAAACTCGACGGTTCTGATGTGTTGCAGCAGCAATGGGTGCAGGTCTACACCGTGAAAGACAGCCTGATCAGTCGCCTAGAAGAGTTCGCCAGTTCTGCGTTACCGGCAGATTATCTTGACGTGCAGTAAGACATCGCCCCGGGCGACACACCGCTGGCGTGTCGCCTACCCCTCGTAGCCTGGATTAGCACGCGCCGCGGGCGTAAACCGGGTTTAGGATCTACCCGGCAGCCATCTGCCTGTACTGACTCGGGGTGAATCCCGTCAGTTCCTTGAACTGCCGGGTAAAAGCACTGTGATCGGTGTAACCACATTGCAGGGCCACTTCGGTGATCGGCAGACCGGTCTGGAGCAGGCGATGGGCATGCTCCAGACGAACTTTCTGGATCATCTGCCGGGGTGTGAGCTGAAAAACCCGTTTGCAGTAGCGCTCAAGCTGCGCCACTGAAACCCCGGCGATACAGGTCAACTCGCTCATGGTTACACGTCGATGGAAGTTTGCCCGAATATAGTCATCCACCTCAGCCAGCCGCTGATAGGCCGGATGGGTTTCTCTGGCTGCCTGCAGATCGACTGAAATACCGACAAGACCGATCACTTTGTCTTCGCAGCTATAAAGCGGCCATTTGTATGTGAGGCACCAGCCCGGTTCCTGCGAACCGTACAGATGCAGCTCAAGCTGATCTTCAAGTACGTGCCCCTGCTCCAGCACTCGCTGATCCTGCTCGGTATAACCCGGCCCTAATTGTGCAGGGAAGACTTCAGCGCTGGTTTTGCCTAACAGGGGGTTCAACGCTTTGAGCCCGCAGCGCCGCACCAACGTGTTATTGGCCAGCACATAACGCGCCTTTCGGTCTTTGATAAAGATGGTGGCATTGGGGAGTACATCCAGCATAGGCAGTAGTTGCATGACACCCACCAGCAACTCCTCAAGCGAGCGTGGCCGACTGCCACCGAGCCCCTGCCCAAACGTTGCCAAAACACTCGAATCCATCGCTGTGTCTCTTCTTGTCGAATAGAAACAAGCCTAGCCGTACAGAGGCCGGGCAAAAATAGGAATTGTGCCGATTTCGTCATGCCTGCCTGCGAATAGCATCAATCGCTGCAAATCCGAAGCACTCACTCTATACCGACCTCCTTTGCTGCCAGGCCCTACACGGCCTGTCTGCATGTGCCGGCCTGCCCTGCCCGGCACGAACCGGGAACGTTTCAACGTGACATCCAACATGCCTCTTCAATAACCCACAAGAAGGCGACCGCTATGTCAGGCAACGGCAAGTTCAAGAAACAACTCTCACTGATAGACCTCACCTTTATTGGCCTTGGGGCCATCTTCGGCTCCGGCTGGTTGTTTGCCGCCAGCCATGTATCCGCGATTGCCGGACCAGCCGGCATTTTCTCCTGGCTGCTGGGTGGTTTTGCCGTGCTGCTGCTAGGCATTGTCTACTGCGAGCTGGGCGCGGCCCTGCCGGTGGCAGGCGGCGCGGTGCGCTACCCGGTTTACTCCCACGGCCCACTGCTGGGTTACCTGATGGGCTCAATCACGCTGATTGCGTTTTCCAGCCTGATCGCTATTGAAGTGGTCGCGTCTCGCCAATACGCAGCGGCGTGGTTCCCATCCCTGACTCACCCGGGTTCAAGTTCACCGACCATTATTGGCTGGCTTGTGCAGTTTGCCCTGCTTTGTCTGTTTTTCATGCTCAATTACCGTAGCGTGAAGACCTTTGCCAAGGCCAACAATCTGGTCAGCATCTTCAAGTTCATCGTACCTCTGCTGGTCATCGGCGTACTGTTCACCTTTTTCAAACCGGAGAACTTCAAGATTCAGGGCTTTGCTCCCTTCGGCCTGTCGGGCATAGAAATGGCGGTATCGGCTGGCGGGGTGATCTTTGCCTTTCTCGGTCTGACCCCGATCATTTCCGTGGCCAGCGAAGTGCAAAATCCGCAGCGCACCATTCCCTTTGCCCTGATCCTCTCAGTGCTGCTGTCCACCGCCATTTATGTGCTGTTGCAGACGGCCTTCCTCGGCGGCATTCCCACCGAAATGCTGGCTAATGGTTGGTCCGGCGTATCCAAAGAGCTTTCTCTGCCTTACCGCGATATCGCCATGGCGCTGGGCATTGGCTGGCTGGCTTATCTGGTGGTGGCGGATGCGGTCATTTCCCCGAGCGGCTGCGGCAACATCTATATGAATGCCACACCCCGCGTGGTGTATGGCTGGGCCAAAAGCGGCACCTTCTTCCGCTATTTCACACGTATTGAAGAAAACGGTATCCCGCGCCCAGCCCTGTGGCTGACCTTTGGCCTGTCAGTGTTCTGGACCCTGCCCTTCCCGTCCTGGGAAGCGCTGATCAACGTCGTCTCCGCCGCACTGGTACTCAGCTACGCAGTGGCACCGGTGACTGTTGCAGCGCTACGCCGCAATGCGCCAAACATGCCACGTCCATTCCGAGTCAAAAACTTCGCAATTCTAGGCCCGCTGTCGTTCGTGATCGCCTCACTGATCGTGTACTGGTCTGGATGGAATACCGTGTCTTGGCTGTTGGGCCTGCAAATCCTGATGTTTGTGCTGTACCTGCTGTGCGCCCGTTACGTGCCAACCGCACGCCTGAATATCCGCCAACAGGTGCGCTCGTCACTATGGCTGATCGGCTTCTACGCCGTCGCCATCCTGCTGTCCTGGCTCGGCTCCTTCGGTGGCATCGGCGTCCTGACGCACCCATTCGACACCTTGGCTGTGGCGGTATGTGCGCTAGGCATCTACTACTGGGGCGCCGCCACCGGTGTTCCAGCACACCTGGTTGATCTGTCCCTCGACGAAGACGAGCAGGAAAGCCCCGCCTCTGCTCGCCCTCAACTGCCAGTTGGCGCAGCGAAACACAGTCATTGATCAACGGCTGCTACGGCAGCCACTACCCAGCTCCCGAAAAGTCCGACGGCCCAGGCCAGCCGGATGACAGGGAAGGTATGCCCGAAGCAAGGGCTTAGCAGAAACAGATGGAGCAAGACCATGAGTGAAAAAATCAACCTCAGCCTCGATCAGGTCTACGATCTGGCGCTACTGGCACTGACCCACAATGGCATGAGTGCAGCCCACGCAGCTGCAATTGCCGATGTCATCACCCAGGGGCAGCGCGATGAATGCAACTCCCATGGTCTTTACCGTGTCTTGGTCTGCGTGCGTACTTTGCGCTCAGGCAAGGTATCCCCGGATGCCTTGCCTACAGTGACCCAACCTGCTCCGGCCATCACCCGCGTAGATGCCCATCAGGCCTATTCGTTGCTTGCCTTTCAGACCGGTCTGCCATCCCTAATCGAACAGGCTCGCCAACAAGGTGTGGCTGCGTTAGTGATCCGCAACTGTTTCCACTTTTCTGCGCTCTGGCCGGAGGTCGAAGCCATCGCCCGTCACGGGCTGGTCGGTTTGGCCATGACTCCGAGCCACGCCTGGGTCGCACCGGAGGGCGGTCACAAAGGCGTATTTGGCACCAACCCGCTGGCCTTCGCCTGGCCGCGCCCAAACCCGACTGAG
The Pseudomonas mendocina DNA segment above includes these coding regions:
- a CDS encoding APC family permease, whose amino-acid sequence is MSGNGKFKKQLSLIDLTFIGLGAIFGSGWLFAASHVSAIAGPAGIFSWLLGGFAVLLLGIVYCELGAALPVAGGAVRYPVYSHGPLLGYLMGSITLIAFSSLIAIEVVASRQYAAAWFPSLTHPGSSSPTIIGWLVQFALLCLFFMLNYRSVKTFAKANNLVSIFKFIVPLLVIGVLFTFFKPENFKIQGFAPFGLSGIEMAVSAGGVIFAFLGLTPIISVASEVQNPQRTIPFALILSVLLSTAIYVLLQTAFLGGIPTEMLANGWSGVSKELSLPYRDIAMALGIGWLAYLVVADAVISPSGCGNIYMNATPRVVYGWAKSGTFFRYFTRIEENGIPRPALWLTFGLSVFWTLPFPSWEALINVVSAALVLSYAVAPVTVAALRRNAPNMPRPFRVKNFAILGPLSFVIASLIVYWSGWNTVSWLLGLQILMFVLYLLCARYVPTARLNIRQQVRSSLWLIGFYAVAILLSWLGSFGGIGVLTHPFDTLAVAVCALGIYYWGAATGVPAHLVDLSLDEDEQESPASARPQLPVGAAKHSH
- a CDS encoding AraC family transcriptional regulator, coding for MDSSVLATFGQGLGGSRPRSLEELLVGVMQLLPMLDVLPNATIFIKDRKARYVLANNTLVRRCGLKALNPLLGKTSAEVFPAQLGPGYTEQDQRVLEQGHVLEDQLELHLYGSQEPGWCLTYKWPLYSCEDKVIGLVGISVDLQAARETHPAYQRLAEVDDYIRANFHRRVTMSELTCIAGVSVAQLERYCKRVFQLTPRQMIQKVRLEHAHRLLQTGLPITEVALQCGYTDHSAFTRQFKELTGFTPSQYRQMAAG
- a CDS encoding nuclear transport factor 2 family protein, coding for MSTPERAIVEEMFAAFADQNLAAAVDTVSEDVVWIHHGSQKLPSVRFIGKNGVKQFFETNFSTLRTDYFRVKQLYQQGNVVIVIGEEKFTKLDGSDVLQQQWVQVYTVKDSLISRLEEFASSALPADYLDVQ
- a CDS encoding amino acid aminotransferase — translated: MSLFSAVEMAPRDPILGLNEAFNADTRANKVNLGVGVYYNEEGRIPLLRAVAEAEKARIEAHAPRGYLPIEGIAAYDSAVQKLLLGADSELIAAGQVITTQAVGGTGALKTGADFLKRLLPNAVVAISDPSWENHRALFESAGFPVQNYRYYDAATNGVNQAGMLEDLRNLPARSIVVLHACCHNPTGVDLSLDDWKAVLEVLREREHVPFLDIAYQGFGEGIDEDAFAVRLFAASGMPFFVSSSFSKSFSLYGERVGALTIVTGSKEEAGRVLSQAKRVIRTNYSNPPTHGATVVASVLNSPELRALWEEELAGMRDRIRSMRMAMVEQLAALTDKRDFSFVGRQRGMFSYSGLTAEQVERLKNEFGIYAVSTGRICVAALNQSNLPAVTQAIAKVL
- a CDS encoding Ldh family oxidoreductase, with translation MSEKINLSLDQVYDLALLALTHNGMSAAHAAAIADVITQGQRDECNSHGLYRVLVCVRTLRSGKVSPDALPTVTQPAPAITRVDAHQAYSLLAFQTGLPSLIEQARQQGVAALVIRNCFHFSALWPEVEAIARHGLVGLAMTPSHAWVAPEGGHKGVFGTNPLAFAWPRPNPTEPFVFDFATSAIARGDIELHARQNKPIPLGWGVDTNGNPTTDARAVLEGAMQTFGGHKGSALAAMIELMAAALIGDMTSAESMAFDQGTGATPCHGELLLAFDPQRFLGDELALNQQRAETLFSAITDQGARLPSQRRFAARKRSERDGVWVDAALLRDIEQLLN